One stretch of Marinobacterium iners DNA includes these proteins:
- the flgC gene encoding flagellar basal body rod protein FlgC, whose translation MSLSNVFNIAGSAMTAQTVRLNTTASNMANAESISSSEAETYRARKPVFALKEAQTEHLPDHLQTLVPGQGVDVKGIIESDSPLRMAYEPNHPMADENGYIWYPNVNVVEEMADMISASRSFQINADIMNTAKQMLQRTLTLGQ comes from the coding sequence ATGTCGTTGAGTAACGTTTTCAACATCGCGGGCTCCGCCATGACAGCGCAAACAGTGCGGCTTAACACCACCGCCAGTAACATGGCTAATGCGGAAAGCATCAGTTCCAGCGAAGCGGAAACCTACCGCGCCCGCAAGCCGGTGTTTGCACTCAAGGAAGCTCAGACTGAACACCTGCCTGATCACCTGCAGACATTGGTGCCGGGCCAAGGTGTTGATGTTAAAGGGATCATTGAAAGCGATTCGCCCCTGCGCATGGCGTACGAACCGAATCACCCGATGGCCGATGAAAACGGGTATATCTGGTACCCGAACGTAAATGTGGTGGAAGAGATGGCGGATATGATTTCAGCCTCGCGCTCGTTCCAGATCAACGCCGATATTATGAATACGGCCAAACAGATGCTTCAGCGTACGCTGACGCTGGGGCAATAA
- the flgB gene encoding flagellar basal body rod protein FlgB, with the protein MAINFDSALGIHENALILRARRAEVLANNIANADTPNYKARDLDFSAVLEGETAGANLSLKKTASGHQSEFLSPDAAADLMFRIPNQPSVDGNTVETQEEMARYTDNALRYQASFQFLNSKFQGLTRAIKGE; encoded by the coding sequence ATGGCGATCAACTTTGACTCAGCACTGGGGATTCATGAAAACGCCCTGATACTCAGAGCGCGACGGGCTGAGGTGCTGGCCAACAATATTGCCAATGCGGATACGCCCAACTACAAGGCCCGTGATCTGGATTTTAGTGCCGTGCTCGAAGGTGAAACCGCTGGCGCCAATCTGTCGTTGAAGAAAACGGCATCCGGTCATCAATCCGAGTTTTTGTCACCGGATGCCGCGGCTGACCTGATGTTTCGTATTCCGAACCAGCCGTCAGTAGATGGCAATACGGTAGAGACCCAGGAAGAGATGGCTCGCTACACAGACAATGCGCTCCGTTATCAAGCGTCCTTTCAGTTTCTGAACAGCAAGTTCCAGGGGCTGACACGTGCAATCAAGGGTGAATAA
- the flgA gene encoding flagellar basal body P-ring formation chaperone FlgA: protein MNNINLTPVATVFAIVCILMLPFSASADDTAARINLQVTEAIKQHLLSKVPDSRVEVSLNPVNQHLQLAPCEAPVHVTLPFHSGERITAKASCSTPRWSLFVTGRVKQYKAIVVAATPIVKGSRISAGKLQLRERDIASLSGDYFYRQQDVVGSQARISISADTPITPRMLTQANAVSRGDPVIIEASRGGAVIRTEGTAREDGRIGDIIDVINNRSERQIRARVEGGGLVRVP, encoded by the coding sequence GTGAATAATATCAATTTAACACCAGTTGCCACTGTTTTTGCCATAGTCTGCATCCTGATGCTGCCTTTTTCGGCCTCTGCCGATGATACCGCAGCACGGATCAACTTGCAGGTGACTGAAGCCATTAAACAACACTTGTTGTCTAAAGTACCAGACAGCCGGGTCGAGGTCAGCCTGAACCCAGTCAATCAGCACCTGCAACTCGCACCCTGTGAAGCTCCCGTTCATGTAACACTGCCCTTCCACAGTGGTGAGCGCATCACCGCAAAAGCCAGTTGCAGCACACCACGCTGGAGCCTTTTTGTCACCGGCCGAGTGAAGCAGTATAAAGCGATTGTGGTCGCTGCAACGCCAATCGTCAAAGGCAGCCGTATAAGCGCCGGAAAATTGCAGCTGCGGGAGCGCGATATTGCCAGTTTGTCAGGTGATTATTTTTACCGTCAGCAGGATGTCGTCGGAAGTCAGGCCCGCATCAGTATCAGCGCCGACACTCCGATCACCCCCCGCATGCTGACTCAGGCAAACGCCGTCAGCCGAGGCGATCCGGTGATAATCGAGGCATCCCGAGGCGGCGCTGTCATCCGTACCGAAGGGACTGCACGCGAAGACGGACGTATTGGCGACATAATCGATGTCATCAACAATCGCTCAGAGCGACAAATCCGTGCACGTGTAGAAGGCGGCGGTTTGGTTCGCGTTCCATGA
- a CDS encoding integrase domain-containing protein yields the protein MARNNKRRRGQKRNFGLGRTIMFAVVVVLNLYYGGGHYKTRATHVSRFRKFANFLEQYGIQDVRQVGEEHAEAYANHLVSLLDAGKISLSYAHNLVSSFNVVMTAFRRDKAVKIVASDFFEARSYVREKTPDMNDASIQEAIEIMEARGEKRAVALLKLVRFFGLRLREGILANLDRWWNEYQKTGYVNVIDGTKGGRKSPDRQIRVTEQGKEALEYALSVRPKGSKNLLADNETLIGFVNTVVKRMRRLLKEYGVVNIREVRTYFMIELFEAVTGLKAPVRDKSTLENEALLRKGYEAVARAAGHNRIGVARAYVG from the coding sequence ATGGCTAGGAACAACAAGCGTCGCCGTGGGCAGAAGCGCAATTTTGGGCTGGGCAGAACCATCATGTTCGCAGTGGTTGTAGTGTTGAACCTGTATTACGGTGGCGGGCATTACAAAACCAGGGCAACTCATGTAAGCCGCTTCAGAAAGTTTGCCAATTTTCTGGAGCAGTATGGCATCCAGGATGTGCGTCAAGTCGGGGAAGAGCATGCAGAGGCTTATGCAAATCACCTCGTCAGTCTGCTCGATGCCGGAAAAATCAGTTTGAGTTACGCACACAATCTGGTCAGCTCGTTCAATGTGGTGATGACGGCATTCCGCCGTGATAAAGCCGTGAAAATAGTCGCATCTGATTTTTTTGAGGCGCGTTCATATGTCCGAGAAAAAACGCCGGATATGAATGATGCATCGATTCAGGAAGCGATTGAAATCATGGAGGCTAGAGGAGAAAAGCGAGCAGTCGCACTCTTGAAGTTGGTTCGTTTTTTCGGCCTGCGTCTACGTGAAGGCATTTTGGCGAACCTTGACCGTTGGTGGAATGAATACCAGAAAACAGGTTATGTGAATGTTATTGACGGGACAAAGGGTGGCAGGAAATCACCTGATCGACAGATCCGAGTGACTGAACAAGGAAAAGAGGCGTTGGAATATGCGTTGTCAGTAAGACCAAAAGGTTCAAAAAACCTGTTGGCTGACAATGAAACCTTGATTGGTTTTGTGAATACCGTTGTAAAACGTATGCGTAGACTTTTGAAAGAATACGGAGTTGTAAATATTCGTGAGGTGAGGACCTATTTTATGATTGAGTTGTTTGAAGCAGTGACTGGACTAAAAGCCCCTGTTCGTGACAAGTCAACGCTTGAAAATGAAGCGTTGCTTCGGAAGGGGTATGAGGCTGTAGCACGAGCTGCGGGTCATAACCGAATTGGTGTTGCACGAGCATATGTTGGATAA
- a CDS encoding chemotaxis protein CheV, which yields MSGILDTVNLRTQMVGQNRLELLLFGLETNQRYGINVFKVREVLQCPDLTEVPRQTSAIKGMAHIRGETIPVLDLSEAIGRRPIPEEDLPKTFLIVAEYNRRTLAFMVRKVDRILNTQWDQIMAPPKEIGNENYLTAVFEYEGKLVEILDVEQILADLYPMSTDVSDEVATQDDRARARQRHVLIVDDSAVARNQMQRSLEDLGVKVSIANNGRQALDLLKGLVEKGVDVESFFLMVISDIEMPEMDGYTLTSMIREDQRMSKLHVVLHTSLSGGFNVSMVKKVGADGFLAKFNPNDLAGVVVNRIRQVEQG from the coding sequence ATGTCAGGGATCCTGGATACTGTAAACCTGCGCACGCAGATGGTCGGTCAGAACCGTCTTGAACTGTTGCTTTTCGGGCTGGAAACCAATCAGCGCTACGGCATTAACGTATTCAAGGTACGAGAAGTGCTGCAGTGTCCGGATCTGACTGAGGTGCCGCGCCAGACCAGTGCAATCAAGGGGATGGCGCATATCCGCGGCGAAACCATCCCGGTACTTGATCTGTCTGAAGCGATTGGTCGCAGGCCGATCCCGGAAGAAGATCTGCCCAAAACCTTCCTGATTGTGGCCGAGTATAACCGCCGTACGCTTGCCTTCATGGTGCGCAAGGTTGACCGTATCCTGAATACTCAGTGGGACCAGATCATGGCCCCGCCGAAAGAGATCGGTAACGAGAATTACCTGACGGCTGTTTTCGAGTACGAAGGCAAGCTGGTTGAGATTCTGGATGTAGAACAGATCCTCGCGGACCTGTACCCGATGTCCACTGATGTCAGCGATGAAGTAGCGACTCAGGATGATCGCGCCCGCGCGCGCCAGCGCCACGTTCTGATCGTCGATGATTCGGCCGTGGCGCGCAATCAGATGCAGCGCAGCCTGGAAGACCTTGGCGTGAAGGTTTCGATTGCCAACAATGGGCGTCAGGCGCTTGATCTGTTGAAAGGGTTGGTCGAAAAAGGGGTGGATGTTGAAAGCTTTTTCCTGATGGTGATTTCTGATATCGAAATGCCTGAAATGGACGGCTACACCCTGACCTCCATGATCCGTGAAGACCAGCGCATGTCTAAACTGCATGTGGTGCTGCACACTTCACTGAGCGGCGGTTTCAATGTATCGATGGTGAAAAAGGTAGGGGCCGACGGTTTCCTGGCCAAATTCAACCCGAACGATCTGGCCGGAGTGGTAGTCAACCGTATCCGTCAGGTCGAACAAGGCTGA
- a CDS encoding IS1380 family transposase, which translates to MRTFKLEQSKTEIITPHGGLALVGHSVNRMTSLAKTSRSIVKRHGIANIDLIRTYLGLICLGKSDFEAVEHARHDPFFKAAMGIKQSPSSARLRQRFDEDARALIPLLDEASVEFLCNASVPIGTLTTGHVPLDMDVFPMDNSNSKKEGVAYTYKGHDGYAPIAAYLGTEGWCLGCELRPGNQHANKEFIHTLDRVLPRVRELTDAPLLVRLDSAHDAAENRGYFRAHGADYLIKWNPRSQDGLAWVDKAHAAGALWCHTRPGKMETLVSEPLDGTDDRLIVKVTVRQSDSSGQLFLEPEVSLEGWTTSLTSDAADNAKVIALYQDHATSEQFHSEFKTDLDLERLPSGKFDTNDLVIAFAVLGYNILRWMGQNALLGPDAPVRHPAKRRRLKTVIQELMYMACRLVSSGRRLHLRFGRHCPGFGAFSRVYGLA; encoded by the coding sequence ATGCGTACCTTCAAGCTTGAACAGTCAAAAACCGAGATTATCACACCCCACGGTGGTCTGGCGCTGGTTGGGCACAGCGTGAACAGGATGACCTCTCTGGCTAAGACCTCGCGCTCCATCGTCAAGCGCCATGGCATCGCCAACATCGACCTCATCCGTACCTACCTGGGGTTGATTTGCCTTGGCAAGAGCGACTTCGAAGCGGTCGAGCACGCACGCCATGATCCCTTCTTCAAAGCGGCCATGGGCATCAAGCAATCACCTTCATCGGCCCGGCTGCGTCAGCGCTTTGATGAAGATGCCCGCGCACTGATCCCGTTATTGGATGAGGCCAGCGTCGAGTTTCTGTGTAACGCTTCGGTGCCTATCGGCACACTCACCACCGGGCACGTGCCACTGGATATGGACGTGTTTCCCATGGACAACAGCAACAGTAAAAAAGAGGGCGTGGCCTATACCTACAAGGGGCATGACGGTTATGCCCCCATCGCGGCCTACCTGGGCACGGAGGGCTGGTGTCTGGGCTGTGAGCTGCGACCGGGTAACCAACATGCCAATAAAGAGTTTATTCACACCCTCGACCGGGTGCTGCCTCGAGTCCGAGAGCTGACCGATGCACCGCTACTGGTACGTCTTGACAGCGCCCATGATGCCGCCGAGAACCGGGGGTACTTCCGTGCGCACGGGGCAGACTACCTGATTAAGTGGAACCCCCGCTCACAAGATGGACTGGCCTGGGTCGACAAGGCTCATGCGGCCGGCGCACTTTGGTGCCATACCCGACCGGGCAAAATGGAAACGCTGGTAAGCGAACCGCTGGATGGCACGGACGACCGCCTGATCGTCAAGGTGACGGTGCGCCAGAGTGACAGTTCAGGACAGCTGTTTTTGGAGCCGGAGGTCAGCCTGGAGGGCTGGACGACTTCACTCACATCGGACGCAGCAGATAACGCCAAGGTCATTGCGCTCTACCAGGATCACGCCACCAGCGAACAGTTCCACAGTGAGTTCAAGACTGATCTGGATCTCGAACGTTTGCCGTCAGGGAAGTTCGATACCAACGACCTGGTCATAGCCTTTGCCGTACTGGGCTACAACATACTGCGTTGGATGGGACAGAACGCGCTATTGGGGCCGGATGCACCGGTGCGTCATCCGGCCAAGCGTCGGCGGCTGAAAACCGTGATTCAGGAACTGATGTATATGGCCTGTCGCTTAGTCAGCAGCGGTCGTCGTCTCCACCTGCGCTTCGGACGACATTGTCCCGGTTTCGGGGCATTCAGTCGCGTCTACGGGCTGGCCTGA
- the brxL gene encoding protease Lon-related BREX system protein BrxL produces the protein MELDALDNKAAEFFEGYIVRKDLVRTFARQFPVPTYVVEFMLGRYCASTDPDEIEEGLEIVQRQLASRTVRAGEEELFKARAYKKGAAKLIDIVSVRFVEKEGGYLASLPSLNLNRVRIADKIVDDNERLLTGGFYAEVTLEYDSVIAEEKGNAFGIAELRPIQMSKRNVLDVMAEARSHFDSHQWRDFLIRSIGLESEALSDRAKDSILLRMVPFVERNYNLVELGPRGTGKSHLFQQVSPYAHLISGGKATIAKMFVNNASGQRGLVCQYDVVCFDEVSGISFDSKEGINIMKGYMESGEFSRGKESIRADGSMVFVGNFDVDVEHQQRVGHLFGPLPQEMRDDTAWMDRIHCYLPGWDVPKMSKDLTTDHFGLVSDFFSECMSRLRFQSRVAAMQNRVHLGGALSGRDTNAVNKTVSGLLKLMYPDADMPVSDEDLEWATRLALEVRRRVKEQQKRVGAAEFRNTHFSYFIGDDGIEKFVATPELRADNEIGDDPLEPGQIWTISEGGTDFDDNAGLYRIEVNEGPGSGVKILNNPAPAAFKESMRYAEQNLYARAQQLIGDRDPRSHEFTVQLRAFDAAKKGSKLGVAALISMCSSMLKKSVKGGLIVVGEINLGGSIEPISNAVNIAELAVEKGASTLLMPVTARRQLYDLSDDMATKIDIQFYQDARDALLKALTE, from the coding sequence GTGGAACTGGATGCTCTGGACAACAAAGCCGCTGAGTTTTTTGAAGGCTACATCGTGCGTAAGGACCTGGTACGTACCTTTGCCCGCCAGTTTCCGGTGCCGACCTATGTGGTCGAGTTCATGTTGGGACGCTACTGTGCCTCGACAGACCCTGACGAGATCGAGGAAGGCCTGGAGATTGTTCAGCGCCAGTTGGCATCCCGCACGGTGCGTGCCGGCGAGGAAGAGCTGTTCAAGGCCCGGGCTTACAAGAAGGGGGCTGCCAAGCTGATCGATATCGTCAGTGTCCGTTTTGTTGAAAAGGAGGGCGGTTACCTTGCATCCTTGCCCAGCCTGAACCTCAACCGAGTCCGTATTGCTGACAAAATCGTCGATGACAATGAACGCTTGCTGACAGGTGGTTTTTACGCCGAAGTGACGCTGGAGTACGACTCTGTCATTGCCGAAGAGAAAGGCAATGCCTTCGGTATCGCCGAGCTGCGCCCAATCCAGATGTCCAAGCGTAATGTGTTGGACGTGATGGCAGAAGCCCGTAGCCACTTTGATAGCCATCAATGGCGGGATTTCCTGATCCGCTCCATCGGTCTCGAGTCCGAGGCGCTGTCTGACCGTGCCAAAGACTCCATCCTGCTGCGTATGGTGCCCTTTGTGGAGCGCAACTATAACCTGGTTGAACTTGGCCCACGCGGTACCGGTAAGAGCCATCTGTTCCAGCAGGTATCGCCCTATGCGCACCTGATCTCGGGCGGCAAGGCGACCATTGCCAAAATGTTCGTCAACAACGCCTCTGGCCAGCGGGGTCTGGTCTGTCAGTACGATGTGGTCTGCTTCGATGAAGTCAGCGGGATCTCTTTTGATAGCAAGGAAGGGATCAACATCATGAAGGGCTACATGGAATCCGGCGAGTTCAGCCGTGGCAAGGAGAGCATCCGTGCCGATGGCTCCATGGTGTTTGTGGGTAACTTCGATGTGGATGTGGAGCATCAACAGCGAGTAGGCCATCTGTTCGGTCCATTGCCACAGGAGATGCGCGATGACACCGCCTGGATGGATCGTATCCACTGCTATCTGCCCGGTTGGGATGTACCCAAGATGAGCAAGGATCTGACGACTGATCATTTTGGTTTGGTCAGCGATTTCTTTTCCGAGTGTATGAGCCGCCTGCGTTTCCAAAGCCGTGTGGCGGCCATGCAAAACCGTGTGCATTTAGGTGGAGCGTTGAGTGGACGTGATACCAATGCGGTAAATAAAACGGTATCGGGTCTGCTGAAATTAATGTATCCCGACGCTGATATGCCAGTATCTGATGAGGATCTAGAGTGGGCAACACGTTTGGCGCTGGAAGTTCGTCGCCGAGTAAAAGAGCAGCAGAAGCGAGTGGGCGCTGCCGAGTTTCGTAATACTCATTTCAGTTATTTTATCGGTGATGACGGTATCGAAAAGTTCGTGGCAACACCCGAGTTGCGTGCCGATAACGAAATTGGTGATGACCCGCTTGAACCGGGTCAGATCTGGACAATCAGCGAAGGTGGCACAGACTTTGATGACAACGCTGGGCTTTATCGTATCGAAGTGAACGAAGGCCCAGGCTCCGGTGTGAAGATTCTGAATAATCCGGCACCGGCAGCATTTAAAGAATCCATGCGATATGCTGAGCAAAATCTTTATGCACGTGCGCAGCAGTTAATTGGTGATCGAGATCCACGATCACATGAGTTTACCGTTCAGCTCCGAGCCTTTGATGCAGCTAAAAAAGGTTCCAAACTGGGTGTCGCAGCATTAATTTCCATGTGCAGCAGTATGTTGAAGAAATCCGTGAAAGGCGGCCTTATTGTGGTCGGTGAGATTAATCTGGGTGGCTCAATTGAACCGATTAGTAATGCCGTGAATATTGCAGAACTAGCAGTGGAAAAAGGCGCTAGTACCCTGTTGATGCCAGTGACAGCCAGACGACAGCTATATGACCTTTCAGATGATATGGCCACTAAAATCGACATACAGTTTTATCAGGATGCTAGGGATGCGCTGCTTAAGGCGCTGACCGAGTGA
- a CDS encoding flagellar hook capping FlgD N-terminal domain-containing protein, with amino-acid sequence MSNVNGVGSNNIYDQINQKNQSQSTATDSVSEDRQMFMKLLIAQLQNQDPTSPAETSDFMQQISTLSNVESIQNLSKTMETMSSTLISSQAALQASSMVGQRAFVNTDIAQLPQQGGLVDGLVSTDVSSSDIRISIYDGSGKRVDRVSMGAQPPGDHNFVWQAGENVPAGNYRIVAEAASSADGEYEEVATYMGFNINSVTLGQNGIGMKVNTAIGAIDMNEVKQLG; translated from the coding sequence ATGAGCAATGTAAACGGCGTCGGCAGTAACAACATCTACGATCAGATCAATCAGAAGAACCAGTCTCAATCCACGGCGACTGACTCTGTTTCTGAAGACCGTCAAATGTTTATGAAGCTGCTGATTGCACAGTTGCAAAACCAAGATCCGACTAGTCCTGCAGAGACCAGCGATTTTATGCAGCAGATCTCTACATTGAGCAACGTAGAAAGTATTCAAAACCTTTCCAAAACCATGGAAACCATGAGCAGTACACTGATCAGCAGTCAGGCGGCGCTGCAGGCCTCATCCATGGTGGGTCAGCGTGCGTTTGTGAATACAGACATTGCTCAGCTGCCCCAGCAGGGGGGGCTGGTTGATGGTCTCGTGAGCACTGATGTCAGCTCCAGCGATATACGCATCTCTATTTATGATGGCAGTGGTAAGCGCGTCGACCGTGTCAGTATGGGCGCGCAGCCCCCTGGGGATCATAACTTTGTTTGGCAGGCAGGCGAGAATGTACCGGCTGGCAACTATCGTATTGTGGCTGAAGCAGCCAGCAGCGCCGATGGTGAATACGAAGAAGTAGCGACCTATATGGGGTTCAATATCAACAGCGTCACTTTGGGGCAAAATGGGATTGGTATGAAAGTCAATACCGCCATTGGTGCCATCGATATGAATGAAGTGAAGCAGCTCGGTTAA
- a CDS encoding CheR family methyltransferase — MSSSFSITPAEFREFSSFLEKSCGILLAEHKQYLVQSRLGKIMQQQGCSSLSELVARLGRAGGNSLKEQVIDAMTTNETLWFRDIHPYEILRNKLLPELHEKSRFQKLRIWSAACSTGQEPYSISMVIDEFKQSHAGAFSSGEEILATDISTTVLDQARRGEYEMLALGRGLSQERLHRYFESSPTGSWGIKPHIKSRVRFQSLNLLGPYSSLGQFDLIFCRNVLIYFSSDVKLEILRKMHKQLRPGGYLLLGASESLSGLSDLYKMIHCRPGIIYQAI; from the coding sequence GTGAGCAGCAGCTTTAGTATTACACCAGCGGAATTCCGTGAGTTCAGCAGCTTTCTTGAAAAAAGCTGCGGCATTCTGCTGGCTGAACACAAGCAGTACCTGGTCCAAAGCCGCTTGGGCAAGATCATGCAGCAGCAAGGCTGTTCAAGCCTCAGTGAGCTGGTGGCACGTCTTGGCAGAGCGGGTGGCAACAGCCTGAAAGAACAGGTAATCGACGCCATGACCACCAACGAAACCCTCTGGTTTCGTGATATTCATCCCTACGAAATCTTGCGTAATAAGCTTCTGCCTGAGCTGCATGAGAAAAGTCGCTTTCAGAAGCTGCGAATCTGGTCTGCGGCCTGCTCCACCGGGCAGGAGCCGTACTCCATCAGTATGGTGATTGACGAGTTCAAACAGAGTCATGCCGGGGCTTTTTCGTCCGGCGAAGAAATACTGGCGACTGATATTTCCACCACAGTGCTGGATCAGGCACGACGAGGTGAATATGAAATGCTGGCGTTGGGGCGTGGTCTGTCTCAGGAGCGGCTGCACCGCTACTTTGAGTCATCACCCACCGGTAGCTGGGGTATCAAACCCCACATCAAGAGCCGGGTGCGCTTTCAAAGCCTCAACCTGCTTGGGCCTTACAGTTCACTGGGGCAGTTTGATCTGATTTTTTGCCGCAATGTGCTGATCTACTTCTCGTCAGACGTAAAACTCGAAATTCTGCGCAAAATGCACAAGCAGCTGCGCCCGGGGGGGTATCTGCTGCTGGGTGCTTCCGAGTCTCTCTCAGGCCTGTCTGACTTGTATAAAATGATCCACTGCCGCCCCGGTATTATCTACCAGGCAATCTGA
- the flgM gene encoding flagellar biosynthesis anti-sigma factor FlgM, with protein MAIDFPGLSPAQSAGNRGKVSEQQTQATGNNTGNKPADNTPARSDDTVRISDTAQALQRSVGENSGNADVDSDRVAQIKAAIEDGSYKIDNERIADRMLQLDSLLG; from the coding sequence ATGGCTATCGATTTTCCCGGCCTGTCTCCCGCCCAGTCGGCAGGCAACCGAGGTAAAGTCAGTGAGCAGCAGACCCAGGCCACCGGCAACAACACCGGAAACAAGCCTGCAGACAATACACCTGCTCGGAGCGACGACACTGTACGTATCAGTGATACAGCGCAAGCGCTGCAGCGCTCTGTGGGCGAAAACAGCGGAAACGCAGATGTGGACAGCGACCGTGTCGCTCAGATCAAGGCAGCCATCGAAGATGGCTCCTACAAGATCGATAATGAGCGTATCGCCGACCGTATGCTGCAGCTTGACAGTTTACTCGGCTGA
- a CDS encoding flagella synthesis protein FlgN has product MTDQPVKDISIQFGALIDQGTALLSQLQILLDTELTALETRDLEQLKQSNQQKQECLLGLDRNIRERNDLLTKLQVETNRDAVIVFIRTLPAPASELLEQAWQRLEQSLEQVRVLNQRNEQTLVRSKQNTDQLLALLQGHAQGNSIYDQKGDKGRYEGQRRLGKA; this is encoded by the coding sequence ATGACTGACCAGCCCGTCAAGGATATCAGTATCCAGTTTGGCGCCCTGATCGACCAAGGCACTGCACTATTGTCACAGCTGCAGATACTGCTCGACACAGAACTCACTGCGCTTGAGACGCGCGATCTTGAACAGCTCAAACAAAGCAACCAGCAGAAACAGGAATGCCTGCTGGGACTTGATCGCAACATTCGTGAGCGCAACGATCTGCTGACAAAGCTTCAGGTTGAAACCAACCGCGATGCTGTCATTGTCTTCATCCGTACCCTGCCAGCACCCGCCAGCGAACTGCTGGAGCAGGCATGGCAGCGCCTGGAACAGTCACTGGAACAGGTACGCGTGCTAAATCAGCGCAACGAGCAGACGTTGGTACGCAGTAAACAAAATACTGACCAACTGCTGGCATTACTGCAGGGGCATGCCCAAGGCAACTCCATTTATGACCAGAAAGGTGACAAGGGTCGCTACGAAGGTCAACGCAGGCTGGGTAAAGCCTAG